In Capsicum annuum cultivar UCD-10X-F1 chromosome 8, UCD10Xv1.1, whole genome shotgun sequence, the genomic window TCTTCCATGCTGAAGGACAATATTTCAGGACTTCGGCCTACAATATACCCTACCCAATCTCTCTTCACTCCCTTGTACTCCAAATATCCAACAATTTCATCCAATTCCTCCAAGCTTCGACCCAATACATTCCCCTTAGCTCTAATCATTACAAGCCCAATAAATCTTCCCTTCACATGAATTGTCTTCAACCACTCAGCCAAACGCCTTATTGATTCAAGATCTCCTCTGGAGTTGCAAATGAGCTTTGCAATTTGAGGATATGATAATGCATTGTGTTTTAACCACCTGCAAGAAACGCAGGGTAGTTTGGTTCACAAACTAGCTATGCAATATTACAACACATACAGTGGAGCAGCCAGGAACTCATACAAAGGATTCAAAAATGTCACATCCGAGATATGAATCTATGACATAAAGCAAATCTCGAAACTCCTTTGCCACTTCACTAGAACTTTcccttagaaaaaaaaaaaactaattctTGCCCCTAAATGCATGAACGGCTATTCAATTGAATTCTCAACTACGCATGCTTTCTAGCAATAATAATACATGGATTTTCACACACACACTGCAACATTTAGGTCAATAAATTAACTAAGGCCAATATCCGTAATTTTATTCCACAGTATATCCGTAGTTAGGCATCACACATAAACAAACACTCAAAGTTTGCCTCAGCTGACAAGTAAGCACTCCGAATTTATTGAACTGAGTGGGCAAAATGTGTGAAAACAAAATTCAATGTGCATAATCCTCCTTTGTACCTCACAATTGGCACGACACCAGAGTCATCTATGAAGGCTCTAACACGAACATTGAATGATGAACCCGAAAACTCGGGCATTTGCTTCATTGAAGCTGCTTGAATCATAACATAATCTATAAAATCAGCCAACTCAGAAACTAAATTCGTCGAATAAGTAATACTAAACCTCCCCTTTCTCATTGCTTCTTTAAAAATCTCAACTGTCGCTTTCCTTCTTATCTCAAGTGCCTTTATTAACATCTCATCATCATCAAAGCCACTTCCTTTTTTAGAATCAAACTGAGAGGGCAGTGAAACGTTCACATCAGATTGAACATATATAGAGCCTGGAAATTGAGGCGTCCTTTTTCTTATCAATGACATTTCTAGAACCTTCTCTTTATCTTCTTCCAATACAGCTTTACATTCTTGTTTTTCCGGTTCAGCTCGAACGGGCACCGGTTCTTGATACTCTACCGAAGAGAGGTAACGAAGGAGAACAGCAGAGGATTTTGAATTGTGTTTTCGAGTGACCCCCTTTTCATCATTCAACgcagtggtggtgttggtatgtGTTTCTTGGTTTTTAAGGTGGGTTTGTTGGTGGGGGTGGTGGGTGGAGGATATGGAAAAACGACGGCGTTTTGGGGAGAAGTATATAAGGGTGGGTAGAGTAGTTTGGTGTTGGTTTATGGATTGTGGAGGGAAAGAGAAGTGATGGCGATGAAGCTCATGGAGCATGTTTAATGGAGGAAACTTTTATGAATTTGGATAAAGGTATGTAAATATCTTTGCGAAGAAGGGGATTTGATTATTATTCGCTAAACTGTCGTCCTTTGGCTGGGAAATAGTTATCATAACTAATTTCGAAATTAGTTATTTCAggtaattcaaaataatttatcccactatatatatatatatatatatatataggataagTTATTCCATCACTGTAGTGTTAGGTGCCGTTTGATTTGTGGTTTGGaagtaaataattttgaaataaaataataatctcgaTAAAAATTTGTTTCACTTGTTTGGTTATCAATATTTGAGATAATTTATTTCAGGATTAATAATTAGTCCCGAGATAAGTTATTTATAGATATGCTGGGATTATTATCCCATGTTAAGTTATCATTCGGATAAAATTAGAATAAGCCACAATTGTCCTCCAAATTCTTTTTAgattatatctatctatatatctatatctatctatctatctatctatatatatatatatctatatatatatatgtatgtatgtatgtattgctttatttttttaataaaatataaggtatttttataaaattatggacAAGTTACTAAAGTATGTTGGCATTCGCTTTCTAACTTAacacatgcttaattattaaataaaaaaatatttttatatttagctaaaaatatttgaaaatttaattttttttaaaaataatttgactctccaaatattaatgatactaaataataaaaaatgagagtaattctttttcacatttttttatgatgatttttttaacaaaaaatgagattatcaatattttatggaatttaaaacaagataagtaatttaacaagaaatattagagattcatacacatttaacaaatattttatttatgaatatattatacgttaaatttatttgaataattattatgcttatttatatattttaatttctctaaaaataataaaaatgttgactccattgttgaattacatattttaaattaaatatttttttaatcacttaaaaattgatattttatatatcaattaaaatgaattttaatattctatatcatatgagtgatatgtatttaaatgaagtgatataaacaacaaatcatcttttactTAATAAACTTAAGTTGAaaattatttcaaactaaataagatgttgTAAGACTTTTTTAAACACACACGACATAATCATGGAAAGGCACATACAAAAAAgttaaagctaaataagatgaaagttttattttaaaatacatacGATATAATTATGGAAATGCTCACGCACAAAAAagttaagctaaataagatgaaagttttatttttaagaataaatatttaaagtttaaaaagaaatatatatatatatataagttaaataagatggagggcattttagtaatcaattaatttattgggaaaaggcatcgtttccaccctaaactatacccgaaaagtctaagccatacctaaactatactagtgatctattacacaccttaactataaaaaagtaatattattacctccccgcaacCTCCATTCTAAGGCGcatgtgttacacttattttaggcgcatccagcctattaaataacaaaattaaacgGCTAAAAGTATTAAGGAAAAAGTTATCGTTTCCActcaaactatagtcgaaaagtcgaatccatacctaaactatataagtgacttattacacaccttaattataaaaaagtgatattttttactgacatggtgctgacgtggcagcgcatGCAAAACTCCACATGTAAATGGTGGTAgtctgacagggtgtaaatagtttcacttttttatagtttaggtgtgcaataggtcactagtatagtttaggtgtggcttcgacttttcgggtatagtttgaggtggaaacgatgccaacactcaataaaaaataattccagcATAACTAATCTCAGTATAACTCATCCCATCACaacttatcccagcataactaatcccggtataacttgttttcaaaccaaacgacccctaaatggTAGGATAACTTATCCGGGGATTGACtaatccctccaaccaaacatAGAATAAAATGAAGGATCATTTTATCTCGAAATTACTTattccttatacctcacaccaaacaacccctaagtaGTAAGTTGAAACTATACTTAAGCACTAGATATAATGATAAATTGCATTTGGGAATATTAGGCTTTTCAAATTATTCCCTTGATAATTATATTTACGCAAACTTGGACACTTTAAGCTTTTGCAATGCGCGGGAACAGAAGGGTCGAAGatcaaattataaaaatttgTTATACGTAATTTTACTTATAATTGTGTAGGAggctgtttttattatttaaacgcATAATTTGATACGTGACAATAACTTTACATCAGTCaataaatttttatgatttaatatTATTGAAACATATGTatattatcttaatttatgtCACACAATAATGTcatattttcataataaaaaataattaattttaaaatttttaattaaccttaaaaaatgaaaaagattgaGTAAGATGaagataataaattttaaaaaatctttttttaaaaaaaataaaaaaatattcaaatcaaaTGGGGTGACAAATTGGGCcggagaaaataatatttgaaaatataaaatttcaatgGTGAAAGGGAggcttggagtaactggtaaagttgttgccatgagaccaggaggtcatgggttcgagccttggaaacagcctatAGCAGATATTGacacaagtacgaccacgaggatggatgTGTGAAAGTATAATGAACCCGAGGCTTggagtgtgcaagaaaaatgcaaaaaagggcctaaaacacacaccaaaaccgAACCTACACTACACTACACTCCATGGGTGATATTTTGAGGCtattcattaaagggccttttggtcattttgtattctagttgtaacctagtataaatagaacattgtaggtcattttttccttagattttgatgatatcgtaagttgtataacactttgaaagacaagttctctcttctctttaggaggcAACCCGAAACTAGGctgatactagtgtggaatgactagtgttgcattcatggCTTGAGACGTNNNNNNNNNNNNNNNNNNNNNNNNNNNNNNNNNNNNNNNNNNNNNNNNNNNNNNNNNNNNNNNNNNNNNNNNNNNNNNNNNNNNNNNNNNNNNNNNNNNNTTGTAATCTTCAACCCGTGAGTTGTTttctcttgttgttattgttcttatcatattgttCTCATCTTATTATCGTTTttgttgttttggtgttgaaaacacaccTTTCTATCTCGTCATTAtgtgttgtagtgaatccgagtgttggtctccaataggtcctcgaatcttgtgatttgtggactgtttggagTGTAATCTCGTGTATCCCTtgattttcttgtatcattttgtaacaccctgtattcaagtacgtgtattggcgtattcaagtacgtgtattggtcttatttatatggaattaattttttattttatttataccgaaatttgtcCGTCAATGGATCCATACGAAggtcattgaataagctttccaacgatataaagatttccaaaaattgataggttttggatataatcgagcacatttgaaactataaaacggtggccgggatatttgggaatagtaaattttcctgcacacaaactactgagggtaaccgaatttttgggtcaacttcgaacaatcataactcccttaatataatgaactgggagatctgcgacctatgaaaagaaagatctttgagtcttctttccaatgcaattggtttcatccaaatccaacgtctgagtaaggagttatactcgttttacttcagtctattaaaacagatttttagggtcaacttcaaacgaccataactccttgtacaggacgaactggatgacctactttatatgaaatgaaatccctttgaattatctttccaacgataccaattttacccaaatccgataacagagcaaagatttatggtcgatctactttagcttatcaaaacagtcNNNNNNNNNNNNNNNNNNNNNNNNNNNNNNNNNNNNNNNNNNNNNNNNNNNNNNNNNNNNNNNNNNNNNNNNNNNNNNNNNNNNNNNNNNNNNNNNNNNNNNNNNNNNNNNNNNNNNNNNNNNNNNNNNNNNNNNNNNNNNNNNNNNNNNNNNNNNNNNNNNNNNNNNNNNNNNNNNNNNNNNNNNNNNNNNNNNNNNNNNNNNNNNNNNNNNNNNNNNNNNNNNNNNNNNNNNNNNNNNNNNNNNNNNNNNNNNNNNNNNNNNNNNNNNNNNNNNNNNNNNNNNNNNNNNNNNNNNNNNNNNNNNNNNNNNNNNNNNNNNNNNNNNNNNNNNNNNNNNNNNNNNNNNNNNNNNNNNNNNNNNNNNNNNNNNNNNNNNNNNNNNNNNNNNNNNNNNNNNNNNNNNNNNNNNNNNNNNNNNNNNNNNNNNNNNNNNNNNNNNNNNNNNNNNNNNNNNNNNNNNNNNNNNNNNNNNNNNNNNNNNNNNNNNNNNNNNNNNNNNNNNNNNNNNNNNNNNNNNNNNNNNNNNNNNNNNNNNNNNNNNNNNNNNNNNNNNNNNNNNNNNNNNNNNNNNNNNNNNNNNNNNNNNNNNNNNNNNNNNNNNNNNNNNNNNNNNNNNNNNNNNNNNNNNNNNNNNNNNNNNNNNNNNNNNNNNNNNNNNNNNNNNNNNNNNNNNNNNNNNNNNNNNNNNNNNNNNNNNNNNNNNNNNNNNNNNNNNNNNNNNNNNNNNNNNNNNNNNNNNNNNNNNNNNNNNNNNNNNNNNNNNNNNNNNNNNNNNNNNNNNNNNNNNNNNNNNNNNNNNNNNNNNNNNNNNNNNNNNNNNNNNNNNNNNNNNNNNNNNNNNNNNNNNNNNNNNNNNNNNNNNNNNNNNNNNNNNNNNNNNNNNNNNNNNNNNNNNNNNNNNNNNNNNNNNNNNNNNNNNNNNNNNNNNNNNNNNNNNNNNNNNNNNNNNNNNNNNNNNNNNNNNNNNNNNNNNNNNNNNNNNNNNNNNNNNNNNNNNNNNNNNNNNNNNNNNNNNNNNNNNNNNNNNNNNNNNNNNNNNNNNNNNNNNNNNNNNNNNNNNNNNNNNNNNNNNNNNNNNNNNNNNNNNNNNNNNNNNNNNNNNNNNNNNNNNNNNNNNNNNNNNNNNNNNNNNNNNNNNNNNNNNNNNNNNNNNNNNNNNNNNNNNNNNNNNNNNNNNNNNNNNNNNNNNNNNNNNNNNNNNNNNNNNNNNNNNNNNNNNNNNNNNNNNNNNNNNNNNNNNNNNNNNNNNNNNNNNNNNNNNNNNNNNNNNNNNNNNNNNNNNNNNNNNNNNNNNNNNNNNNNNNNNNNNNNNNNNNNNNNNNNNNNNNNNNNNNNNNNNNNNNNNNNNNNNNNNNNNNNNNNNNNNNNNNNNNNNNNNNNNNNNNNNNNNNNNNNNNNNNNNNNNNNNNNNNNNNNNNNNNNNNNNNNNNNNNNNNNNNNNNNNNNNNNNNNNNNNNNNNNNNNNNNNNNNNNNNNNNNNNNNNNNNNNNNNNNNNNNNNNNNNNNNNNNNNNNNNNNNNNNNNNNNNNNNNNNNNNNNNNNNNNNNNNNNNNNNNNNNNNNNNNNNNNNNNNNNNNNNNNNNNNNNNNNNNNNNNNNNNNNNNNNNNNNNNNNNNNNNNNNNNNNNNNNNNNNNNNNNNNNNNNNNNNNNNNNNNNNNNNNNNNNNNNNNNNNNNNNNNNNNNNNNNNNNNNNNNNNNNNNNNNNNNNNNNNNNNNNNNNNNNNNNNNNNNNNNNNNNNNNNNNNNNNNNNNNNNNNNNNNNNNNNNNNNNNNNNNNNNNNNNNNNNNNNNNNNNNNNNNNNNNNNNNNNNNNNNNNNNNNNNNNNNNNNNNNNNNNNNNNNNNNNNNNNNNNNNNNNNNNNNNNNNNNNNNNNNNNNNNNNNNNNNNNNNNNNNNNNNNNNNNNNNNNNNNNNNNNNNNNNNNNNNNNNNNNNNNNNNNNNNNNNNNNNNNNNNNNNNNNNNNNNNNNNNNNNNNNNNNNNNNNNNNNNNNNNNNNNNNNNNNNNNNNNNNNNNNNNNNNNNNNNNNNNNNNNNNNNNNNNNNNNNNNNNNNNNNNNNNNNNNNNNNNNNNNNNNNNNNNNNNNNNNNNNNNNNNNNNNNNNNNNNNNNNNNNNNNNNNNNNNNNNNNNNNNNNNNNNNNNNNNNNNNNNNNNNNNNNNNNNNNNNNNNNNNNNNNNNNNNNNNNNNNNNNNNNNNNNNNNNNNNNNNNNNNNNNNNNNNNNNNNNNNNNNNNNNNNNNNNNNNNNNNNNNNNNNNNNNNNNNNNNNNNNNNNNNNNNNNNNNNNNNNNNNNNNNNNNNNNNNNNNNNNNNNNNNNNNNNNNNNNNNNNNNNNNNNNNNNNNNNNNNNNNNNNNNNNNNNNNNNNNNNNNNNNNNNNNNNNNNNNNNNNNNNNNNNNNNNNNNNNNNNNNNNNNNNNNNNNNNNNNNNNNNNNNNNNNNNNNNNNNNNNNNNNNNNNNNNNNNNNNNNNNNNNNNNNNNNNNNNNNNNNNNNNNNNNNNNNNNNNNNNNNNNNNNNNNNNNNNNNNNNNNNNNNNNNNNNNNNNNNNNNNNNNNNNNNNNNNNNNNNNNNNNNNNNNNNNNNNNNNNNNNNNNNNNNNNNNNNNNNNNNNNNNNNNNNNNNNNNNNNNNNNNNNNNNNNNNNNNNNNNNNNNNNNNNNNNNNNNNNNNNNNNNNNNNNNNNNNNNNNNNNNNNNNNNNNNNNNNNNNNNNNNNNNNNNNNNNNNNNNNNNNNNNNNNNNNNNNNNNNNNNNNNNNNNNNNNNNNNNNNNNNNNNNNNNNNNNNNNNNNNNNNNNNNNNNNNNNNNNNNNNNNNNNNNNNNNNNNNNNNNNNNNNNNNNNNNNNNNNNNNNNNNNNNNNNNNNNNNNNNNNNNNNNNNNNNNNNNNNNNNNNNNNNNNNNNNNNNNNNNNNNNNNNNNNNNNNNNNNNNNNNNNNNNNNNNNNNNNNNNNNNNNNNNNNNNNNNNNNNNNNNNNNNNNNNNNNNNNNNNNNNNNNNNccagttgatatgtactgaaggcagcctaatggtcacagtacagtacagtaatgattacaaagatgataagaatgaaggtaaagtgattgaataaatacaatgtacaggttttcacaagttctagtaagtgtggtccactcctattacgatttattcacttgtttctgatttctattaagctcttatatcatatgtgattatctacagctttacatactcagtacatatttcgtactgacgtcccccacaggggacctgcatttcatgctgcaggaacaggtacctcagctcatataccgcacaagtaggagccaggatatccagctgcttttggtgagctccagtttgcttcggggctttccgtgtcatatccagtcacttttggtattgtatagaagttagttatatggctgggtgtgtcccgaccttagttaaactctgtgtattgtctagaggctttgtagacctaatgtatagtcaaggtggtgttttgttaatagacgtgatggctccaatggtcaagtattgtatatacatatatatgtgtactcgaacttatacaggtgattatttccttttatatgcgacatgattctgtccgaattttgggttgtcatagaggtatgcatggaaagtataaggttatgagctggttctcctgggcctccttggttacgggtgccagtccgccccaataggatttgaggcgtgataaTTAGTCCTTTGATTCCATTGTTCGTGTTTAtgtttcttttgttcttttatcatttttaaaatcatagtaattcttggttcaagttcggacaCTACTTttcttgagtcttcaaacaaagaatccattccgaccaaggagtagactcacccctcgatTCATCATAAACTACAAGAtgacttgcaacacttgtgaatccaagtgtgaaacaattaagtgtgtgagagtgtggtgaggactaacttgtgttttgtgttttgctttgtaggcttgttcttttcttttctttttttaggtacaattacaagggaacccgcggcttcaacctctcaacccatggacaacaatgccaccaatgtcattttggcctaccttgacactatgtcccGAGATCTAGCTATGacaaatgaaaggttggatcgtatAGTTGGTcaaagggagcaagtgggctTCCCAGACACACATCAAGAGGAAGGCCATAGCTCACGTGAGTTACGAGGTAAAAACGTTAttccctacactcctatgaacttagaataTTGTGTTGTGGCTAGTAGGAGCCAAGTAGGTATAGTTGCGACTTTGCCTAGGGTAGAGGTGCTCGAGTCTCCTTTTTGTGATACTCTCGGTATTGTTAGGCcacatgaggaccaaactcttgttgtaggtatgcaagcactagttgatcctttagatgacgaaattgattctcctcgtgagaatgatttgtgtccatctagtgctagcacttataacttgaccaaggttccattaccaagtgacgagagtattcacacactagttgacccttgtgaaaaccaaggtgggTCTACGTTGGTatatgagttgccaacaactagtgaggttGTGGAGAATGATCAATCCGGTGGAAATGACCTTGACCTGCTTGATTGTTTAGGAAACCCGAATTGTGATTGTCTTGGTAAAGATGGTTTTTCTTGTGATCCCTTTGCTGCCCATGATAGTTTATGTCTATGTAGGGACTACTCTcttgaaagagaaagtgttgcatgcttagaaattccatctacttcttctttatgtgtttccTATGTTAAGCCTACTAGTGTTGTTGGACTTGAAACTAGTGAGTACATGCACAAGGAGATCATAGTTGGAGTTGACTCGTGTGACACCTTTCTTTATCCTCTTTGTGCTTATGATATTTTCCACAGGGatatagagggtatgcctaattttgaagACGGTaccttaggggaaagtgagagtggccgaggcctaagtccttggttactccacccatttgatcccggtaccatcttagggtgggaaaggatTACTCTTGGcctattttccttttgtcttgatgCTTTCCCGAGCCACCTCGTATGTAGCatttgtactaatcttttcatgattaaaacaaaggacccGTGGCTATACTTTAAGTTTGTTCCACCTCGGCATGGCATGTTAATGTGTTattttttgctaaccctaacccctcatgtcatgaggatgtgtgcttgtttgtcttctcttgattttgtaaggtacggattcgaggtcgaatccttttcaaaaaggagaggatgatacaagtacgaccacgaggatggacgtgtgaaag contains:
- the LOC107840405 gene encoding transcription termination factor MTERF2, chloroplastic — translated: MLHELHRHHFSFPPQSINQHQTTLPTLIYFSPKRRRFSISSTHHPHQQTHLKNQETHTNTTTALNDEKGVTRKHNSKSSAVLLRYLSSVEYQEPVPVRAEPEKQECKAVLEEDKEKVLEMSLIRKRTPQFPGSIYVQSDVNVSLPSQFDSKKGSGFDDDEMLIKALEIRRKATVEIFKEAMRKGRFSITYSTNLVSELADFIDYVMIQAASMKQMPEFSGSSFNVRVRAFIDDSGVVPIVRWLKHNALSYPQIAKLICNSRGDLESIRRLAEWLKTIHVKGRFIGLVMIRAKGNVLGRSLEELDEIVGYLEYKGVKRDWVGYIVGRSPEILSFSMEELESRTKFYFDMGMDEKDFGTMVFDYPKVLGYFSMEEMNQKVAYLKEFGLSNEDVGRLLAFKPHLMGCGIEEKFKPLVKYFYYLGISKDGMRKILVTRPVLFCVDFETTIVSKVQFLRDIGVQQDAIGNMLVRFPRLLTFSLHKKIRPVVIFLLTKAGVSQRNIGKVIALGPELVGCSIANKLDHNVKYFLSLGITLRQLGEMVTDFPMLLTYNIDILRPKYRYLRRMMVRPLQDLIEFPRFFSYSLDERIVPRHKIMVENRVNFKLRYMLASSDDEFKQRVQSAVERRVRFESGVIHDKQAHTEIDGSIEKLPFDLQTAEILEEKTDVCSDYRY